DNA from Chloroflexota bacterium:
TTCGGCATTCTACCGAAGCCACCCCGCTTGTGGCGTCTTCCGCACTTGCGCCTATCTGCACCGGTGCGGTCACAAACCAGTCATCGTCGCCGTTCGGCTCAGGCATGGAGGGCGTGAGCGTCGGCGCGGTTGTGTCTATCTTCACCGTCACCCGCTGTGAAGTCGTCGTATTTCCCGCCACGTCCTCGGCTTTGAAAACGACCGTATGGACACCGTCTGTTGACAAATTCACCGTCTCGCCGCTTTGCCACGTTCCGCCGTCCACCTGGTACTGCACTGAAGCCAGACCGGAAGCGGCGTCCGAGGCATTGGCCGCGACCGTCACAGGGGAGACATACCAGCCGTTTTGCCCCATTGCGCCGCTGGTCGTAGGCGCAGCAGTGGGCGCGGTGGCATCCACCTTCCACGAAATCGTGTGCGCCAGACTGCTGTCCCCCCAACTGCTTTCTGCCCAATAATCTGTACTCTCGGCCCCATCAGGCAAAGCCTTGTCACACGCAGGTGAAGCGGTATGGGGTTGGCACACATATCCCCACTTGGAAGTCTCTATCGCCGTGATGACATGCCCACTCACGGGTTCACTGGCAGTGAAATGGATGTTTGCTCCTCCCCGGCACCACCCGTTGTCGCCGGGAGTCGCGCATTGCAATGTGGCGTCTGCGGTCGCATTGGGAAGCGTAATCGTCTGTGTTTCGTCCTTGGTGTAATAGTTGTTTCCGCCGTTCCGCAAGTCATTGCAAACGAAGGCAGAGCACGTGGGGTGATTACTACACTGGTCGCCGCAAACATTCAACCCCGCGCCGCCGGGGAAAGAGCATATATAGGCGTCGTCGTAATAGCGGTAAACCTTAGTGCACCCCGCCACCGTTTTCGTGCGGTGCGCCGGGCCGGTGTAATCCGCCATGACCGTAGCGACGCCCAGCGTCACGACGAACAGCACGACAATCAACAACCCTCCATAGGCCAGCCTGAGAGTCTTTCGTGCCATAAAACGCCTCCTCGACTAAAACACACCCGGCAAGAAGCGCGCTGGGGTGGATTGCCGATAGCGGTCGTATTCTGCAACCAGCCGCTCTTCCCAGCGGGTTCGCACGCCTATCACCACCCCCAGCATTGCTACAATCACGAGGTTGCTCCACGTGGGGGAAACGCCCAAGACCGCCAGCCACGTCAACATTTCGCCGGTATACATCGGGTGCCGCACCCAGCGGTATGGGCCGCGCACGACCAGGCCGCGGTCGGCGGGGGCGACGCCAAACGCTGCGCCCAGGCTTGCCATTGCCCAGATTGCCAGGAGCAGCCCTGCGGCGCTCACGCCAACAGCCCACAAGGGGCGACGCCCATCCGTCCGCAAAGCCAGCGGGAGCAGCACCGCCCCCCAGGCCAGCAGTCGCACACCAAGGGGGGCTTCGGCCTGGGGCTTGCGATGGACGAGGATAAGTACCCCTGCCAGGAGCGCCTGTACGGCCACAAGCGCCCCCAGCACCCCACCGCTTTGCGCTTCCGCGGCGGCCAGCACCGCAGCGAACAACGCTCCCAGATAATCCAACGCGCGCACTAACCGCCTCCAAACGCAGCGCCCAGCGCCAAGAGCAAAGGCATCATCACCGCAACCAGCATGGGTAGGAAAAAGAAAAGCGTCACCGGCCCAATCAATTTGTTGCTCAATTGCTCGGCTTGCCGGAGCACCTTGGCGCGATACTCTCGTCCAAAACCCTGCGCCACGGCAAACATCTGCTCGGCCACATCCGTGCCCTTGGAAGCGGCCAGGTCAACCTGAGCGCCAAAAGCCGCCAGTTCTTCCAGCCCCCACTCTGCCAAACGCTCCTTCAACAGCCCTTTGGTCGGCGGGCGAGAGAACAGCACACGTCCCGACCGCCGCGCTTCTTCCAGCACTTCCTGGAAGACATCGCTCACCGGGAACGGCAATGCAGCCACGCGTTGCAAGGCGTTTTCAGGCGAAACGCCCGCGCTCATCTCAGCAGCCAGCAGCGAGGCCACTTCGGGCAACGACCGCCTCACCGCAGCCTTGGCCTCTCCTGCCCGCTGCCGGAGCACGGCCAGGGGGAGCGTGGCGCCGTAAAGCAGCACGAGGGCGGGGAGCAACGGAAGCGCCGTTACCACGACCAACCCTATCGCCATGAGCACGTAGACCACCGTCTTCCCCACAATTGCCGCCAGGCTTTCGTCCTTGTAATAACCGCCCACGCGCGCCCAGCGATATTGCAAGCGAATGGATTTGAGCGATACCCCCCACCTGTCCAAGACGCCTTCGCCGATTTTGTCCAAAGCGCCTGCGCGCCCACCCGCGGCGTATTCTCCCAACCGTCGGGAGGTGGCGCGTTCGATAGACCACCCGCGCAATCCCAGGAAAACCAAAACCGCTGCCAAAAATGCTGCGCCAAGGGCAACCAGGTTGTACATCTCTGCGGGGATTGCCATCACACCGCCTCCTGAAGCATCTTCTTGACCACGATCATCCCCACCGTCATCCAGACGATGGAGACAGCAAACATCGTTTGAATCACAGGGGAGTTTGCGTAACCGCCGTTGGTCATGCCTACCATCATCAAAAGCGTCACGCCCGCCAGGATGAACAAGGTACCCTGGGCGCTGGCGCCCTTGGCCCGGGCCGTGACGCGCGCGTCCAGGACGTCGCTCAGGCTGTCTGCGGCTTGCCCAAACGCATCGGCGAAACCGGAGCCGCCCGTTTCGGCCAGCCGCCCCAAAAGCACCACCACCACGCCCAGAGAGGGAGAGAGCACCATTGCCTCCTCCTGGGCTTCTGCCAGGGCCTTGCGTCCACGCTGTTGCAAGGCTCGCGCAAGACGCTCCACCCATGCGCGCAACGGCTTCTTGGGCACCAGCGTCTTGCTCACCTCCTCCAGCGCCACGGCGATATTGGGGGTGGTCTTCACCACCGCATTCATGCGGAGTAGAAACATCGGGATTTCGTCTTCAATCTGGTTCTGCATCGTGCGCCATTGCTCCGTGACCCATCCGTCGAAGAACAGCGCGCCGGCTACGACGCCGGAAGCGCTCACCATCCAACTCAACCCAACCATCCGCAGCGCGGCCACAAATCCCAGCCCCGCAATCACACGCCCTGCCCACACGGCAGCCGTCTCCCAGCCTTTCACGTCAATGCCCAGGCGTTGGAACGCCACCCGCACACGATGACGCTTCGAACCAAACACGACCGTTTCCGCTGTGGTCGTCTCGCCGCTAAAGGCAGCGAGGCGCTTTTGTGCTGGCTTCATGGCCTTGCGAGCGGCCCATACGATAAGGTGATAGGCCAGCACCGCCGCAGCCGCCCCAATCAACAAAGGGCGTAAGTTAGCAACGCGATAAAGCAATTCCCGAACGTCCATCATGCCACCGTCCTTTCTACGGTGATTTCACCCAACTGCTCCTCGCCGTTGGCGTACAACCGCCGGAACTTGACGTTGCCGCCCACCAATTCGCGGTTGGACACCTCCCACACGCCGATGATGCGCCTGCGGCGGACGCCGTCTTCGTCATCCGCCCACCCCACCTGCACCACCACGTCGATGGCCTGGGCGAACATCGCCTTGGCCGCCTCGAAACGCACCTGGCGGTCGGTGAACATGATGACGCCCATCCGGTGGACGGCCTCCTTAGGGCCTTCGGCGTGGAAGGTAGACAAGCCGGGATGGTCGGACATTTGCGCTCGAAACAGCGCCAGCGCGGCGTCGCCGGTGCGGATTTCCCCCACGATGAGCCACTTGGGGGACATCCGCATGGCGTCGTCCACACCGTCGGCCAGGGTATACGGCGGCACGTCCGAGCCCGGCGGCGATGGACGCGCCTGGATGGTGACCACATGAGGGTGGTTCATCCAAATCTCTTCTGGGTCCTCGATTTTCACCACGCGCTTGGTTTTGGGAATGCCGTTGGCCAGAGCGGAAAGCACCGTCGTCTTGCCTGTGGCCGTGCCGCCAATGACTAACAGCCGCAGCCCCCGCCCCACCGCTTCCACCAGTCCCATGATGACCGGCTCCGGCGCCACACGCCATTCCACCAACTGCCGGGGCGGCACGGGCTTGGGTTCGTACAGCCGGATGTTGACGCTGGGAAACCCCAGCCCCGGCGCAATGACGGGGTGCAGGATTTTGATGCGCGCGCCGCCGGGCAGGGTCTCCGAGCGCGGCAACCCTGCGTCCACGCTGGGATTGGCTTCGGAAACCGCCCGCCCCAAGGGGGCAAGCAAGGCATCCACCGCGCGCCAGGTTTCTTCCAGGCCGAGGTCGTCGCGCACCATCTCGAAATCCGGCGCGCCTTTGCGGAGCACCCACAACTGGCCATAGGGGGTGATAGCGATTTCGGAAACCTCACCCGGCGCCAGGAATGGCTCCAGGAAGCCCAAACCGCCGATGCGCGCGGCGACTTGCTGCGCCATCGCCTGCACCAATTCGGGAGAAGCCGTCCAGCCGTTTTGGTTCAAGATTGAGCGGACGGCGTTCTGGGCGCGTGACAGCAAAGCCGCGCGGTTCCGCATCTCGTCCAGCGAGAGTTGGCCTAACATCGCCGCGGCCTGCTGAACCACCTCCCCCTGCTTGTCAGCAGGGAAAGTTTGGACAACGGCATCCCAACCGGCCATAGGTCACTTCCCCTT
Protein-coding regions in this window:
- a CDS encoding isoprenylcysteine carboxylmethyltransferase family protein produces the protein MRALDYLGALFAAVLAAAEAQSGGVLGALVAVQALLAGVLILVHRKPQAEAPLGVRLLAWGAVLLPLALRTDGRRPLWAVGVSAAGLLLAIWAMASLGAAFGVAPADRGLVVRGPYRWVRHPMYTGEMLTWLAVLGVSPTWSNLVIVAMLGVVIGVRTRWEERLVAEYDRYRQSTPARFLPGVF
- a CDS encoding CpaF family protein — protein: MAGWDAVVQTFPADKQGEVVQQAAAMLGQLSLDEMRNRAALLSRAQNAVRSILNQNGWTASPELVQAMAQQVAARIGGLGFLEPFLAPGEVSEIAITPYGQLWVLRKGAPDFEMVRDDLGLEETWRAVDALLAPLGRAVSEANPSVDAGLPRSETLPGGARIKILHPVIAPGLGFPSVNIRLYEPKPVPPRQLVEWRVAPEPVIMGLVEAVGRGLRLLVIGGTATGKTTVLSALANGIPKTKRVVKIEDPEEIWMNHPHVVTIQARPSPPGSDVPPYTLADGVDDAMRMSPKWLIVGEIRTGDAALALFRAQMSDHPGLSTFHAEGPKEAVHRMGVIMFTDRQVRFEAAKAMFAQAIDVVVQVGWADDEDGVRRRRIIGVWEVSNRELVGGNVKFRRLYANGEEQLGEITVERTVA